Proteins from one Chitinophaga oryzae genomic window:
- a CDS encoding outer membrane beta-barrel family protein: protein MKISVFALIISFALVCFNVPVAAQQVTTVKGKIVNPANEPLIGNVILLSAPDSAFVKGAAFTDGNFELAGINRKEFYLKFNSLQFPDTVIRVQYQGEAQMNLGTILVARSKYHLNEVQVVSNTPLVRYSNNGTVEVNVANTALASSNSVTEILTRSPNVLESEGRFSVFGKGEAIIYLNGKQITAERLASIPTSQIAKIEIIGNPSAKYDAEGKAVINVITKVKTEEGLMGTFNQFLTHSPFGGSNASSSLDLSYMRGRLSLVGNYSILWGDTKERLHTIRSRSAADDYMNSDLWTDWNRKMKNYSNYGLGAQYNFSEKSNISLAYSGYLEKMGGTTNSRNAIDNKTDKSYYTSGINKDDQRWNHSVTLNYNLKTDTLGSTLFIGTQYSKFNSDINDFIEENSVVNGAEGRRFLKNLVDHGISISTTQADYAKVFASGDRLEIGAKFSYVENSSGTNFFIGPDGSNFKRDSGLSNKFRYVEKIPAAYISYSGTFARKVNYSLGARGEWTNYDLTTSANSGQSLSDSYFNIFPNASVSATLTNKLKLRAAYSSRITRPRYQSLNPLVIYQDPFTTIEGNPNLIPEKTHSFEVGANYSDYDLKIGYNYTIDPIDAAALRGNTPNSYVLKAINLFRGHLYSATLSKSFSVRKWWSSVNSVSLNYLKQVDNKYNFELLTPKPQIYLYTSNTFTVPDLFRIQLLAWYAGDKYSGLYYDKHRATVTLGVERDFLRNKLRLKLLANDIFHSTASRGNYNVGKTYIFFDRTYSTNYFRFVLTYNFGKLTKTDFKNRTTGQSENNRAN from the coding sequence ATGAAAATCTCAGTATTTGCCCTCATTATTTCGTTTGCCCTTGTCTGTTTCAATGTGCCTGTTGCTGCACAGCAGGTAACCACCGTCAAAGGGAAGATCGTTAATCCTGCCAACGAACCGCTCATTGGTAATGTGATCCTGCTGTCCGCCCCGGACTCCGCCTTCGTGAAAGGCGCCGCCTTTACAGACGGAAATTTTGAACTGGCGGGTATCAACCGCAAGGAGTTCTACCTGAAGTTTAACTCCCTGCAATTCCCGGATACCGTTATCAGGGTCCAATACCAGGGAGAAGCCCAGATGAACCTGGGAACGATCCTTGTGGCCAGGTCCAAATATCACCTTAATGAAGTACAGGTGGTGAGCAATACCCCCCTGGTAAGGTATTCCAACAATGGAACGGTAGAAGTGAATGTGGCCAATACAGCGCTCGCTTCCAGTAATTCCGTTACGGAGATACTCACCCGCTCGCCCAATGTACTGGAGTCTGAAGGACGTTTCAGCGTATTTGGCAAAGGGGAGGCCATCATCTACCTGAACGGTAAACAGATCACTGCTGAAAGACTCGCTTCTATTCCTACCTCACAGATAGCAAAGATCGAGATCATCGGCAACCCCTCCGCAAAATATGACGCCGAAGGGAAAGCAGTGATCAATGTCATCACCAAAGTAAAGACAGAGGAAGGGCTGATGGGCACCTTTAACCAATTCCTTACACACAGCCCGTTCGGAGGGTCCAATGCCAGTTCCTCGCTCGATTTGAGCTATATGAGAGGAAGGCTGTCGCTCGTTGGTAACTATTCCATCCTCTGGGGGGACACCAAAGAAAGGCTGCATACCATCCGTAGCCGGTCCGCGGCAGACGACTACATGAACTCCGATTTATGGACCGACTGGAACAGGAAAATGAAAAACTATTCCAACTACGGGCTGGGAGCACAATATAATTTCAGCGAAAAATCAAATATCTCGCTGGCTTACAGCGGTTATCTCGAAAAAATGGGCGGCACCACCAACAGCCGCAACGCCATCGATAACAAAACGGACAAAAGTTATTATACCAGCGGCATCAACAAAGACGACCAACGCTGGAATCACTCCGTGACCTTGAACTATAACCTGAAAACAGACACGCTCGGGAGCACGCTGTTTATAGGAACACAGTATTCGAAATTCAACTCCGATATCAATGATTTTATTGAAGAAAACAGTGTGGTGAATGGGGCAGAGGGGCGCCGGTTCCTTAAAAACCTGGTGGACCATGGTATCTCCATCTCCACCACACAGGCAGATTACGCGAAGGTGTTCGCTTCCGGCGACCGGCTGGAGATAGGCGCGAAGTTCAGCTACGTTGAAAACTCCTCCGGCACCAACTTCTTCATTGGTCCGGATGGCAGCAACTTTAAGCGGGATTCCGGCCTTTCCAATAAGTTCAGGTATGTGGAGAAGATCCCTGCTGCCTATATCAGCTACAGCGGTACCTTCGCCAGGAAGGTGAATTACAGCCTGGGAGCCAGGGGAGAGTGGACGAACTACGACCTGACCACCAGTGCTAACAGCGGTCAATCGCTGTCGGACAGCTATTTCAATATCTTCCCGAATGCTTCCGTCTCTGCTACGCTGACGAACAAACTGAAGCTGCGTGCGGCCTATTCTTCCAGGATCACCCGCCCGCGTTATCAATCGCTTAACCCGCTGGTGATATACCAGGACCCTTTTACAACGATAGAAGGTAATCCCAATCTGATCCCCGAGAAAACACATTCTTTCGAAGTGGGCGCCAACTATAGCGACTACGACCTGAAGATCGGGTACAATTACACCATCGATCCTATCGATGCAGCTGCGCTGAGAGGCAACACGCCCAACAGTTATGTGCTGAAAGCCATTAACCTCTTCAGGGGACATTTGTATTCCGCGACCCTGTCCAAATCGTTCAGCGTGCGTAAATGGTGGAGCTCCGTGAACAGCGTGAGTTTGAATTATCTCAAACAGGTTGACAACAAATACAACTTTGAACTGCTGACGCCCAAACCGCAGATCTACCTGTATACCAGCAATACCTTTACGGTACCGGACCTTTTCAGGATACAGCTGCTGGCATGGTATGCAGGGGATAAATACTCCGGACTGTACTACGATAAGCATCGCGCTACCGTCACCCTTGGTGTTGAAAGGGATTTCCTGCGGAATAAACTCCGCCTGAAATTACTGGCCAATGATATCTTCCACAGCACAGCGTCCAGAGGCAATTACAATGTAGGTAAAACCTATATTTTCTTTGACAGGACCTATAGCACCAATTACTTCCGTTTTGTTCTTACCTATAATTTTGGTAAGCTGACCAAAACGGATTTCAAAAACAGGACTACCGGCCAATCTGAGAATAACAGGGCCAACTGA
- a CDS encoding non-ribosomal peptide synthetase, with amino-acid sequence MMKLTLPQQDIYYEQLLFPDLPVNNIGARIRIQGAIRLSVLNAALTAMINGSDACRSVVADSAEGPLMKVLPEQAHTVDFVDLSQEADAAQEAERYMQAAFAAPFDLAGGKWLFRFSLLKVAEESYCLLAVYHHLITDGWGSSLMFNQLVANYNHLLEAGTLPVSVSRAYQAFAREDEAYQGHMAYQEDLAYWRERFSTLPAAAFHRLPAAATAAHGRQAFDIPGEKYQALKALSQKLECSVFHVMLAVLYTYIHRRYQQQDISFGLPVLNRSNAAFKKTIGLFMGISPLRMYVAPEDSFRTLAEKVKAQLRRDYRHQRFPLGKLVKELGLFHERERLFSLTVSYEKQDFSAHFLHTRTKVQPHPHGADRTALAIAIREHDDAGDVTVHFDYNGAYFNESSMALLITHFREILDAVCLDPDAAVGSYSYLSAGEKAALREFNDTTADYDRNTTFLSYFREQVQHFPGKVAVKDDHNSYTYTELDEAAGNIARHIAAVAGDNAAPVAVMLPRSAQLVAVLLGVLRSGRAYIPVDPDLPEARTQYILENSQPSLLIAATAMAEYNTLRPEALLLPAPDAELPQVAAANSAYIIYTSGSTGNPKGVEISHGALLNLLLSIISRPGIAPGDTFFSVTTPSFDISVLEFFGPLTAGATVYIADRRLLYQPEQMIARLYAIDPDILQGTPGFYQVLFDAGWKGSRKLKLMCGGDLLGQALAANMLSKCGEVWNLYGPTETTIYSTCKKLTCPTDADIIGAPINNTRIYILHPDFSLAGKGTPGAIYIGGEGLAKGYFSQPELTSRRFISDPFVPGQTVYETGDLGYWTDEGEIKFLGRNDFQVKIRGYRIELGEIETLLLKKPSVRNAVVIARKQIGQEALLVAYLIADKPVDTAALIEALKDELPEYMVPRVIKQADAFPLTPNNKVDRGLMSAWEVEPIHAGNTRKAAVTTLQYELCRMYKETLALKHLPGINEDFFSLGGHSINAMRLVNQVHLLGYPVSMRDVFHHPTVEGMAQYLEKQVAMQPVNVIPPAPVEKTFPLTPGQQGIWLSAQQHPAGAAPYNVFAVYEVTGRLHPERLQEVFVRLIEKYEILRTNFSEKDGVSCQLVRDAAAARFSIDLITATASWENEAAAYVNHPFDLENDLLLRVALIEANHRQLLAFAGHHIILDGWSTAVLINKLGEMYQAPGVLPEDGFQFRDYVPWQQQQAALQQPGFWERYLEGYDWQPLLPPDFYNGNGQMPAVEYTFSWDMATLQELKQTARELNSTLHVLMLSAFLALVHKLTGKDDICIGTLNSGRTSHVLHHQPGMFVKTLPLRVQDFAVDLPTLLDRVHAMTLDLDAHQDIPEAVAADIQLDCLFVVQPPSFDYDEISIGEEITLKYRHVGSLHSRLPLLVNCMETASGLQGVVTANADWYDKDNITLLFLRYEKLLGAINAAPQADVASLDISLAVENEQVPDIDFSF; translated from the coding sequence ATGATGAAATTAACCCTTCCTCAACAGGATATATACTACGAACAATTGTTGTTTCCTGACCTGCCCGTCAATAATATCGGTGCGAGGATCCGCATACAGGGAGCTATCCGGCTGTCTGTGCTGAATGCGGCGCTTACAGCAATGATCAATGGCTCGGATGCCTGCCGTTCTGTTGTGGCAGATAGTGCTGAGGGCCCGCTGATGAAGGTACTGCCCGAACAGGCGCATACCGTGGATTTTGTGGACCTGTCGCAGGAAGCCGACGCAGCGCAGGAGGCAGAGCGGTACATGCAGGCTGCCTTTGCAGCGCCCTTTGATCTTGCCGGCGGCAAATGGCTGTTCCGCTTTTCACTGCTGAAAGTGGCGGAAGAATCCTATTGCCTCCTGGCTGTTTACCATCACCTGATCACAGACGGGTGGGGTTCTTCCCTGATGTTCAACCAGCTGGTAGCCAACTATAATCATCTGCTGGAAGCCGGTACGCTTCCGGTAAGTGTTTCCCGTGCCTACCAGGCGTTTGCCAGGGAAGATGAAGCCTATCAGGGTCATATGGCTTACCAGGAAGACCTTGCCTACTGGCGCGAACGTTTTTCCACATTGCCGGCCGCGGCGTTCCATCGTTTGCCGGCCGCCGCAACCGCAGCTCATGGACGCCAGGCTTTCGATATTCCCGGAGAAAAGTACCAGGCCTTAAAAGCCCTGTCGCAAAAACTGGAATGTTCTGTTTTCCATGTTATGCTGGCGGTGCTGTATACGTATATCCATCGTCGTTATCAACAGCAGGATATCAGCTTTGGCCTGCCTGTATTGAACCGCAGCAATGCCGCATTCAAAAAAACGATCGGGCTTTTTATGGGTATTTCACCCTTACGGATGTACGTAGCGCCGGAAGACAGCTTCCGGACCCTTGCGGAGAAGGTAAAGGCGCAGCTGCGCAGAGACTACCGCCATCAGCGTTTCCCGCTGGGAAAGCTGGTCAAGGAGCTGGGCCTTTTCCATGAACGGGAACGGCTGTTCAGCCTGACGGTCTCTTACGAAAAACAGGATTTTTCCGCTCACTTCCTGCATACCCGTACGAAAGTACAGCCACACCCGCACGGAGCAGACCGTACAGCGCTGGCCATCGCCATCAGGGAACATGACGATGCCGGCGACGTGACCGTGCACTTTGACTACAATGGGGCTTATTTCAATGAAAGCAGCATGGCCCTGCTGATAACGCATTTCCGCGAAATACTGGATGCTGTATGTCTTGATCCCGATGCTGCGGTAGGCAGCTACAGTTACCTGTCCGCCGGCGAGAAAGCAGCCCTGCGGGAGTTCAATGATACCACCGCGGACTATGACCGCAACACCACTTTCCTGTCTTATTTCCGGGAGCAGGTGCAACATTTTCCGGGAAAGGTGGCGGTGAAAGATGATCATAACAGTTACACCTATACGGAGCTGGACGAGGCTGCAGGTAATATTGCCCGGCACATTGCCGCTGTGGCGGGGGATAATGCGGCGCCGGTAGCCGTCATGCTGCCCCGCTCTGCGCAGCTGGTGGCCGTACTGCTGGGCGTGCTCAGATCAGGGCGGGCCTACATCCCGGTGGACCCGGATTTGCCGGAGGCGCGGACGCAATATATTCTCGAAAACAGTCAGCCTTCCCTGTTGATCGCTGCAACAGCCATGGCAGAGTACAACACCCTCCGGCCAGAAGCGCTGCTGCTGCCTGCCCCGGACGCGGAGCTGCCACAGGTGGCCGCTGCCAACAGCGCTTATATCATATACACCTCCGGGTCTACCGGTAATCCCAAGGGCGTGGAAATAAGCCATGGCGCCCTGCTGAACCTCCTGTTGAGCATTATTTCCCGTCCGGGCATCGCGCCGGGAGATACGTTTTTCTCCGTTACCACGCCTTCTTTCGATATCTCCGTACTGGAATTCTTCGGACCGCTCACGGCGGGAGCCACGGTATATATTGCCGATCGCCGGCTGTTGTACCAGCCGGAGCAGATGATCGCACGATTGTATGCCATTGACCCCGATATCTTACAGGGAACTCCCGGCTTTTACCAGGTATTGTTTGATGCGGGATGGAAAGGCAGCCGGAAACTGAAACTGATGTGTGGCGGCGACCTGCTGGGCCAGGCCCTGGCAGCCAATATGCTTTCGAAATGCGGGGAGGTATGGAACCTGTACGGTCCTACGGAAACAACGATTTACTCTACCTGCAAAAAACTGACTTGCCCTACAGATGCGGATATCATCGGGGCTCCCATTAATAACACCCGCATCTATATCCTTCATCCCGATTTCTCACTGGCCGGCAAAGGTACGCCCGGCGCTATTTACATCGGCGGTGAAGGACTGGCGAAAGGATATTTCAGTCAGCCCGAACTAACGAGCCGCCGCTTCATTTCCGATCCTTTTGTGCCCGGCCAGACAGTATATGAAACCGGCGACCTGGGATACTGGACGGATGAAGGCGAAATAAAGTTCCTGGGCAGAAACGATTTCCAGGTAAAGATCCGCGGTTACCGCATAGAGCTGGGCGAGATAGAGACGCTGCTGCTGAAAAAACCATCTGTGCGCAATGCCGTAGTGATAGCCCGTAAGCAGATAGGGCAGGAGGCATTGCTGGTGGCCTACCTTATCGCAGATAAGCCGGTAGATACAGCAGCGCTGATAGAGGCGCTGAAAGACGAGCTGCCTGAATATATGGTGCCCCGGGTGATCAAACAGGCCGACGCTTTTCCGCTGACGCCGAATAATAAAGTCGACAGAGGCCTTATGTCCGCCTGGGAGGTGGAGCCCATACATGCCGGCAATACCCGGAAAGCTGCTGTTACCACTTTACAGTACGAATTGTGCAGGATGTATAAAGAGACACTGGCACTGAAACATTTGCCTGGCATCAATGAAGACTTCTTTTCCCTCGGCGGCCACTCCATCAATGCGATGCGGCTGGTGAACCAGGTGCATCTGCTGGGTTATCCTGTTTCGATGAGGGACGTGTTCCATCATCCCACGGTGGAGGGAATGGCCCAGTACCTGGAAAAACAGGTGGCGATGCAGCCGGTGAACGTCATCCCGCCGGCGCCGGTGGAGAAAACGTTTCCGCTCACGCCCGGCCAGCAGGGCATCTGGCTGTCTGCTCAGCAGCACCCTGCCGGCGCTGCCCCCTATAATGTTTTTGCAGTGTATGAAGTAACGGGCCGCCTGCATCCGGAGCGCCTGCAGGAGGTGTTTGTCCGCCTGATTGAAAAATACGAGATACTGCGGACCAATTTCAGCGAGAAAGACGGGGTGTCCTGCCAGCTGGTGAGAGATGCTGCCGCTGCCAGGTTCAGCATAGACCTCATAACGGCAACGGCCTCATGGGAAAATGAAGCAGCGGCGTATGTCAACCATCCCTTCGACCTGGAAAATGATTTGCTGCTGCGCGTAGCGCTGATAGAGGCTAATCACCGCCAGTTGCTGGCGTTTGCCGGGCATCATATTATCCTTGATGGATGGTCGACCGCGGTGCTGATCAACAAATTGGGCGAGATGTACCAGGCTCCTGGCGTCCTGCCGGAAGACGGCTTTCAGTTCCGCGACTATGTGCCCTGGCAACAGCAACAGGCGGCCTTACAGCAGCCCGGTTTCTGGGAACGGTACCTGGAAGGCTACGACTGGCAACCCCTGCTGCCGCCCGATTTTTATAACGGCAACGGGCAAATGCCTGCCGTGGAATATACCTTCTCCTGGGATATGGCCACCCTGCAGGAGTTGAAGCAAACAGCCCGTGAGCTGAACAGTACCCTGCACGTACTGATGCTGTCAGCCTTCCTGGCGCTGGTGCATAAGTTAACCGGCAAAGACGATATCTGTATCGGCACACTCAATTCCGGCCGCACCAGCCATGTGCTGCACCACCAGCCAGGTATGTTCGTAAAGACGCTGCCACTGCGCGTACAGGACTTTGCTGTCGATTTGCCAACGCTGCTGGACCGCGTGCATGCCATGACCCTCGACCTCGACGCGCACCAGGATATTCCGGAAGCCGTGGCTGCAGATATACAGCTGGACTGCCTTTTCGTGGTACAGCCACCTTCCTTTGACTATGACGAAATTTCCATAGGAGAAGAGATCACGCTGAAGTACCGGCATGTAGGGTCGCTGCACAGCCGCCTGCCGCTGCTGGTGAACTGCATGGAAACAGCCAGCGGGCTGCAGGGAGTAGTGACCGCGAACGCCGACTGGTACGATAAAGACAATATTACGCTGCTGTTCCTTCGCTACGAAAAACTGTTAGGGGCCATCAATGCCGCGCCACAGGCAGATGTAGCCTCACTGGACATCTCACTTGCCGTTGAAAATGAACAGGTGCCGGACATCGATTTTAGTTTCTGA
- a CDS encoding cyclic peptide export ABC transporter, with amino-acid sequence MLQLKTRNALFLLMYAVPNTILSFGIVYIINNALAGKEGLLGADTGWLFLGLVICTYALNIFFQRQLNRYSFHLLYENEKHVFGKILRSSLPRLEKFGSKRFFTAVEDLRTFSFLPYAVTHTVNSLLMLVLCIIYMFSLSVIAALVIMLMIAVLAGVYLYVVRAMSKKVRTLRSYNEQYFQYVDDVMKGFKELKLSFFRRENLMNKFLVPNRNNARDLDFRINYIFLSIGLVSQYGLYFVVGLVLFVLPFTGWLSTADIIAYVVMILFISGPVNNLINLQQIFTRFRVANGRIKKFMSDFEMLEDVPEQAPEISAGFNDLVFKNIHFNYDNDAGETMFSLGPVDLQVNNNETIFIIGGNGSGKSTFINLLTGLYKPSAGQIVLNGEDGPYCREKLQSLIAAVFTDNHLFSQNYETFSLDGNPEYGRLLQLMQLDKVVGEDSEAAARRKFSKGQSKRMSLIFALLEQKPVIVLDEWAADQDPHFRKYFYEILLPQLKQQGKTVIAVTHDDAYFHLADRIVKFDKGIIVKDVRVKTDVLHSEAIWS; translated from the coding sequence ATGTTGCAACTAAAAACAAGAAATGCCCTGTTTCTTTTGATGTACGCTGTTCCCAATACCATCCTGAGTTTTGGGATTGTATACATCATCAACAATGCCCTGGCGGGAAAGGAAGGGTTGCTGGGAGCGGATACCGGATGGCTGTTCCTCGGGCTGGTCATCTGTACCTATGCGCTGAATATTTTCTTTCAACGGCAGCTGAACCGGTATTCTTTCCATTTATTATATGAAAATGAGAAGCATGTGTTTGGAAAGATCCTGCGAAGCTCCCTTCCCAGGCTGGAGAAATTTGGGTCCAAACGCTTTTTTACAGCGGTGGAGGACCTGCGGACGTTCTCCTTTTTGCCATACGCCGTAACGCATACGGTCAATTCGCTGCTGATGCTCGTGTTGTGTATCATCTATATGTTTTCGTTGTCAGTGATCGCCGCCCTGGTGATTATGCTGATGATCGCTGTATTAGCGGGTGTTTACCTGTATGTGGTCCGGGCCATGTCTAAAAAAGTGCGTACGCTGCGTAGCTACAATGAACAGTATTTCCAGTATGTAGATGATGTCATGAAAGGGTTCAAGGAATTGAAACTGAGTTTTTTCAGAAGAGAAAACCTGATGAACAAATTCCTGGTGCCTAACCGTAATAATGCGCGGGACCTGGACTTCAGGATCAATTACATCTTTCTGTCTATCGGCCTGGTGAGCCAGTACGGACTGTACTTTGTGGTGGGATTGGTGCTGTTTGTGCTGCCGTTTACCGGATGGTTGTCCACGGCGGATATCATTGCGTATGTTGTCATGATCCTGTTTATATCCGGTCCTGTCAATAACCTGATCAACCTGCAGCAGATATTCACCCGTTTTCGTGTAGCCAACGGAAGGATCAAAAAATTCATGAGCGATTTTGAGATGCTTGAAGATGTGCCCGAACAGGCGCCTGAAATAAGTGCCGGGTTCAATGACCTGGTGTTTAAAAATATCCATTTCAATTACGACAACGATGCGGGCGAAACGATGTTTTCCCTAGGCCCCGTTGATCTCCAGGTCAATAACAATGAAACCATCTTTATCATCGGCGGCAATGGCTCGGGAAAGAGCACATTTATCAATCTGCTGACAGGTCTTTACAAGCCCTCTGCGGGCCAGATTGTGCTCAATGGTGAGGATGGACCCTATTGCCGAGAGAAATTACAAAGCCTGATAGCGGCGGTGTTTACAGACAATCACCTGTTCTCGCAGAATTATGAAACATTCAGTCTCGATGGCAACCCGGAGTACGGCCGCCTGTTACAGCTTATGCAGCTGGATAAGGTAGTGGGAGAAGATTCGGAAGCAGCAGCCCGGCGCAAGTTTTCCAAGGGACAAAGCAAGCGCATGTCACTGATTTTCGCATTGCTGGAACAGAAGCCGGTCATTGTACTGGACGAATGGGCGGCCGACCAGGACCCGCATTTTAGAAAATACTTCTACGAGATACTGTTGCCGCAGCTGAAGCAGCAAGGGAAAACCGTTATCGCTGTCACCCATGATGACGCTTATTTCCACCTGGCCGACAGGATCGTAAAGTTTGATAAAGGTATTATTGTGAAGGATGTACGGGTGAAAACAGATGTGCTGCACAGTGAAGCCATCTGGTCGTGA
- a CDS encoding thioesterase II family protein, with translation MMQVFMLHFAGGNCYSYDFLKRLLPVGFQGISLELPGRGRRINEGLLHSRAAAIADYSRQIAALRDPGCSYIIYGHSMGASLGLYLARDFEQQNDPPAALVVTGNAGPGISDDEPGSPQRYLLGYEEFKDELRRLGGVSEELLANKELYDFFEPIIRADFRIVDEEDVDEAPSVHVPVIAAMGSEEKNSDQINNWKNYARSYFNSKILPGNHFFIYDYAQELKNTIVNSRKLLLHGF, from the coding sequence ATGATGCAGGTATTTATGTTACATTTTGCAGGAGGCAACTGCTACTCCTACGATTTTCTAAAACGCTTGCTGCCTGTGGGGTTTCAGGGTATTTCCCTGGAACTCCCCGGCAGGGGACGGCGGATCAATGAAGGGCTGCTTCACTCAAGAGCTGCCGCAATAGCCGATTACAGCCGTCAGATCGCTGCGCTCAGAGATCCGGGGTGCAGCTATATCATCTACGGCCACAGCATGGGCGCAAGCCTGGGGCTCTATTTAGCGCGGGACTTCGAACAACAGAACGATCCGCCGGCCGCGCTGGTGGTGACCGGCAATGCCGGCCCGGGAATCTCTGATGACGAGCCCGGATCGCCTCAACGGTATTTGCTGGGCTATGAAGAATTTAAAGATGAGTTGCGGCGGTTGGGAGGCGTTTCCGAAGAACTGCTGGCCAACAAAGAACTGTATGATTTCTTTGAACCCATTATCAGAGCAGATTTCCGGATCGTGGATGAAGAAGACGTTGACGAAGCGCCGAGCGTTCATGTGCCGGTAATCGCCGCCATGGGCAGTGAAGAGAAAAATTCCGACCAGATCAACAACTGGAAGAACTACGCCCGCAGTTATTTCAACAGTAAAATCCTGCCGGGCAATCATTTCTTTATTTACGATTACGCGCAGGAACTGAAAAACACCATTGTTAACTCCAGGAAACTTTTACTCCACGGCTTTTAA